DNA sequence from the Streptomyces tsukubensis genome:
GCCCGGCTCCGCTGCTCCCTGGTGAAGGTCTTCGCGCTGACCGGTCTCGAACGGCTCGACGAGGCCAGGGAGCTGGCGCTGAGCCTGCGGGCGGGGTGCGTGGAGCGGGGCGAGTCGTGGACCCGTGCCTATCTGGACTACCAGCTCAGTCTGATCGCGCTCTTCCGGGGCGACGCTCCGGACGCGGCGACGCATGCCCGCGCCATGCTGGAGGGGAAGCACGGCATAGGGGACAACTTCGGTATCGCCCTGGGCCTGGACGCGCTGGCTGCGGCGATCGCCGCGGCGGGCGACGGGGAGCGGGTGGGCCAGGTGTACGGCACCGGGCAGGCGTTCTGGAGTACGGTCGGCCATCCCCAGCGGGGTACACCGGAGCTTCGGGCCGTCCGGGAGGCGTGCGAGCGGGTCGCGCGGGAGGGCGTCGGTGACGACGTCTACGAGCGGGCCTATCAGGAAGGTGCTTCCTACGGTCTGGACGCGGGGCTGAAGGCAGCGCTGGGACCGCCGCGCTGAGAGTCCGCGCCCTGCCCCGGCCGGGCCGTGCCTCGTCGCCGCCGGGCCCGGCCGGGGCAGGGGCGTCAGATCCGGTCGAGTCCGGCCGCGGCGGCGGACAGCGCGTCGAGCACCGGCCGGAGCAGGGGGTGCGCCTCCGCTCCCCGGCGGACCGCCGCGAACACGCGGCGGGTGGCCGCGGGGCCGGAGACGGGGCGGACGGCCGTGCCCTTGAGATCCGTGCCGCGCAGGGCCGAGCGGGGGACGAGGGCGACGCCCGCGCCCGCGGCGGCCAGGGCGACATTGGCGCGGAAGTCGTCGGACGAGTGGACCAGCCGGGGGGTGAATCCGGCCCGCTCGCAGGCGCGTATCACCATGTCGTGGCAGGGATTGCCCGGGTAGGGGCCGATCCAGTCGCTGTCGGCGAGCGCGGCCAGTTCGATGGTGTCCCGGGCGCCCAAGGGGTGGTCGTCGGGCAGCACGGCGTCGAAGGGTTCGGCGTGCAGGGGGACCCGGGAGAGCCGGGGGTCGTCGGCGCCGGGCGCACCCCGGTATTCGACGGCGACCGCGATATCGGCCTCCCCGTCCAGGACCAGCGGCAGGCTCTGGTCGCCCTCGGCGTCCCGGACCCGGACCGCGACGGCGGGGTGGTGCACGGCGAGAGCGCGCAGCGCGGGCGCGACGATCTCGGCGATACCGGTGGCGAAGGCCGCGACCGTGACGGCGCCGGCGGCGCCGTCCGCGTAGGCCGCCAGCTCCGACTCCGCGCGCTCCAGCTGGGCCAGGACCGCATGGGTGTGGGTGAGCAGGATCTCGCCCGCCGGTGTCAGCCGGACGCCTTTGCCTCCGCGGATCAGCAGGGCGTGCCCTGTCTCCTGCTCCAGGGCACTGAGCTGCTGGGATACGGCGGACGGGGTGAGATAGAGCGCGGCGGCCGCGGCGGTCACCGTACGGTGGTCCGCCACGGCCCGCAGGATGCGCAGCCGTCGGGGGTCGATCACCCCGCCATCCTGCCAGCCCTCAGTTCGTGCCCAGCGCCTCCCTGGCGGTGGTGAAGGCGGCCACGGCGCGCCGTACGTCGTCCGGGGAGTGGGCGGCGGACAGCTGGACCCGGATCCGGGCCTGCCCGAGGGGGACGACCGGGTAGGAGAAGCCGATGACGTAGATCCCCTGTTCGAGGAGGAGTTCGGCCGTCCGGGCCGCCTCGGCGGCATCACCGATCATGACCGGGACGATGGGGTGGTCGCCGGGGAGGATGGTGAAGCCGGCCTCGGTCATGCCGCGGCGGAAGAGCCGTGTGTTCTCCGCGAGGCGCTGCCGCAGTTCCCCGGCGTTCTCCAGCAGGTCGAGAACGGTGAGGGAGGCGGCGGCGATCACGGGGGCGAGGGAGTTCGAGAAGAGGTAGGGGCGGGAGCGCTGGCGGAGCAGGGCGACGATTTCGGCCCGGGCGGCCACATAGCCGCCGGATGCTCCGCCGAGGGCCTTGCCGAGGGTGCCGGTGATGATGTCGACCCGGTCCATGACACCGGCGAGTTCCGGTGTGCCGCGGCCGCCGGGGCCGATGAAGCCGACTGCGTGGGAGTCGTCCACCATCACCATGGCGTCGTAGCGGTCGGCGAGGTCGCAGATCCCGGCCAGGGGGGCGATATGGCCGTCCATGGAGAAGACGCCGTCGGTGACGATCAGCCTGCGGCGGGAGTCCTGGGTCTCCTTGAGCCGCTGCTCCAGTTCGTCCAGATCGCGGTTGGCGTAGCGGTGGCGGGAGGCCTTGGAGAGCCGGATGCCGTCGATGATGGAGGCGTGGTTGAGGGCGTCGGAGATCACGGCGTCCTCGGGCCCGAGGAGGGTCTCGAAGACTCCGCCGTTGGCGTCGAAGCACGAGGAGTAGAGGATCGTGTCCTCCTGCCCGAGGAAGGCGGAGAGCCGTGCCTCCAGTTCCTTGTGGACGTCCTGGGTGCCGCAGATGAAGCGTACGGACGCCATTCCGTAGCCCCAGCGCTCCAGGGCGTCCTTGGCGGCGGCCACGACGTCGGGGTGGTCGGCGAGGCCGAGGTAGTTGTTGGCGCAGAAGTTGAGGACCTCCAGCGGTTCGCCGCCGGAGGCGACGGAGACGCTGGCGCCCTGCGGGGTGCCGATGACCCGCTCGGGCTTGTGCAGCCCGGCGTCGCGGATCTCGTCGAGGGTGGCACGGAGTTCGTCGCGCACGGACGCGTACATGGAGGCTGCTCCCTGGGAGTCGCTGGGTGGGATGCCCGGGCGGGGCATCGTCGGGACGGGCGGGTGGACGGGGCGTCGTCGGGGCGGGGCTCAGCCCGTCCAGTCGAGGATGATCTTTCCGCTGCGGGCGGTGGCGGCCTCGTCGAAGGCGGCCCCGTGGTCGCGGTAGCCGTAGGTTCCGGTGATGACGGGGGTGAGGTCCAGTCCGGCCTCCAGCAGGACGGTCATCGCGTACCAGGTCTCGAACATCTCGCGGCCGTAGATCCCCTTGATGGTGATCATCGAGGTGACGATGCGGGACCAGTCGACGGCGAACTCCTCGGCGGGCAGGCCGAGCAGCGCGATGCGGCCGCCGTGGGTCATGTTGTCGATCATCTCCCGCAGGGCCTCGGGGCGGCCGGACATCTCCAGGCCGATATCGAAGCCCTCCTTGAGCCCGAGGCGCTGCTGGGCCTCGGCGACGGGGTGCTCGGAGACATTGAGGGTGAGGTCCGCTCCGGCCTTGCGGGCGATCTCCAGCCGGGCGTCGCTCACATCGGTGACGGCAACATGGCGGGCGCCCGCGTGGCGGGCGACGGCCGCGGCCATGATGCCGATCGGCCCGGCTCCGGTGATCAGCACGTCCTCACCGACCAGGGGGAAGGAGAGCGCGGTGTGCACGGCGTTGCCGAAGGGGTCGAAGATGGCCGCGATGTCGAGGTCGACGGGGGTCCGGTGGACCCAGACGTTGCCGGCGGGCAGCACGACGTACTCGGCGAAGGCTCCGTCCCGGCCGACGCCGAGTCCGACGGTGCTCCGGCAGAGGTGGCGCCGGCCGGCCAGGCAGTTGCGGCAGCGGCCGCAGACGAGATGGCCCTCACCGCTCACGAGATCGCCGACGGCAATGTCCTCGACGCCGCCGCCGAGGGCCGCGACTTCGCCGACGAACTCGTGGCCGAGGATCCGCGGGGTGCTGACGGCGCCCCGCGCCCAGCTGTCCCAGGAGCGGATGTGCAGATCGGTACCGCAGATGCCGGTGCGGAGCACCCTGATGAGCACGTCCCCGGGGCCGGGCTCGGGCTC
Encoded proteins:
- a CDS encoding LysR family transcriptional regulator; the protein is MIDPRRLRILRAVADHRTVTAAAAALYLTPSAVSQQLSALEQETGHALLIRGGKGVRLTPAGEILLTHTHAVLAQLERAESELAAYADGAAGAVTVAAFATGIAEIVAPALRALAVHHPAVAVRVRDAEGDQSLPLVLDGEADIAVAVEYRGAPGADDPRLSRVPLHAEPFDAVLPDDHPLGARDTIELAALADSDWIGPYPGNPCHDMVIRACERAGFTPRLVHSSDDFRANVALAAAGAGVALVPRSALRGTDLKGTAVRPVSGPAATRRVFAAVRRGAEAHPLLRPVLDALSAAAAGLDRI
- a CDS encoding glycine C-acetyltransferase, with the translated sequence MYASVRDELRATLDEIRDAGLHKPERVIGTPQGASVSVASGGEPLEVLNFCANNYLGLADHPDVVAAAKDALERWGYGMASVRFICGTQDVHKELEARLSAFLGQEDTILYSSCFDANGGVFETLLGPEDAVISDALNHASIIDGIRLSKASRHRYANRDLDELEQRLKETQDSRRRLIVTDGVFSMDGHIAPLAGICDLADRYDAMVMVDDSHAVGFIGPGGRGTPELAGVMDRVDIITGTLGKALGGASGGYVAARAEIVALLRQRSRPYLFSNSLAPVIAAASLTVLDLLENAGELRQRLAENTRLFRRGMTEAGFTILPGDHPIVPVMIGDAAEAARTAELLLEQGIYVIGFSYPVVPLGQARIRVQLSAAHSPDDVRRAVAAFTTAREALGTN
- the tdh gene encoding L-threonine 3-dehydrogenase, producing MKALVKQHAEPGLWLVDVPEPEPGPGDVLIRVLRTGICGTDLHIRSWDSWARGAVSTPRILGHEFVGEVAALGGGVEDIAVGDLVSGEGHLVCGRCRNCLAGRRHLCRSTVGLGVGRDGAFAEYVVLPAGNVWVHRTPVDLDIAAIFDPFGNAVHTALSFPLVGEDVLITGAGPIGIMAAAVARHAGARHVAVTDVSDARLEIARKAGADLTLNVSEHPVAEAQQRLGLKEGFDIGLEMSGRPEALREMIDNMTHGGRIALLGLPAEEFAVDWSRIVTSMITIKGIYGREMFETWYAMTVLLEAGLDLTPVITGTYGYRDHGAAFDEAATARSGKIILDWTG